Proteins encoded in a region of the Clostridium beijerinckii genome:
- a CDS encoding ABC transporter substrate-binding protein: MIRKAFFKRILGVVTIAAMTATMVMGCSETAKVSSNGGSAASGDTIKIGGVFPLTGDVPALGAAMENGSKLAIKEINDAGGVLGKKLELVSEDDQNQAATAPNAITKLITQDKVSAVVGTYASKCSIPMAAVAKDSKVVMITPGSTNEKVTTEGGDYVFRACFIDPLQGQVGAKFASENLKAKKVAMLYDIGNDYCVGISKEFKKNFEAAGGTVAYEKTYNAGESDFKAFLTEIKELNVDVIYLPDNYSTVGLIAKQAREIGIKAPFLGSDSWSDPGLVKVGGDAIEGSYFTDHLSLKSDNASIKKFVENYKKEYNGDPSAFSVLSYDSVYILAEAIKKAGSTDENAIKDAMAKLDADCGTTHYKFDDKHNPIKSVVINKVVKGQFEFETEVK, from the coding sequence ATGATAAGAAAGGCATTTTTCAAAAGAATATTAGGGGTAGTAACTATAGCTGCAATGACAGCAACAATGGTTATGGGGTGTAGTGAGACAGCTAAAGTAAGTTCAAATGGGGGAAGTGCAGCTAGTGGAGATACAATTAAGATCGGAGGAGTATTTCCATTAACTGGTGATGTTCCGGCTTTAGGTGCAGCAATGGAAAACGGATCTAAACTTGCAATAAAAGAAATAAACGATGCTGGTGGCGTTCTTGGTAAAAAGTTAGAGCTTGTTTCAGAAGACGATCAAAATCAAGCAGCAACAGCGCCAAATGCCATTACAAAGTTAATTACGCAAGATAAAGTTTCGGCAGTAGTCGGAACATATGCAAGTAAATGTTCAATTCCAATGGCAGCAGTTGCAAAAGATTCAAAAGTAGTTATGATTACACCAGGGTCAACAAATGAGAAAGTTACTACTGAAGGTGGAGATTATGTATTTAGAGCATGTTTTATAGATCCATTACAAGGTCAAGTTGGTGCAAAATTCGCGTCAGAAAATTTAAAAGCTAAAAAAGTAGCAATGCTTTATGATATTGGTAATGATTATTGTGTAGGTATTTCAAAAGAATTCAAGAAAAACTTTGAAGCGGCAGGTGGTACTGTAGCATATGAAAAAACTTACAATGCAGGAGAAAGTGATTTCAAAGCATTTTTAACTGAAATAAAAGAATTAAATGTGGATGTAATTTATCTTCCAGATAACTACTCAACTGTTGGATTAATTGCAAAACAAGCAAGAGAAATTGGTATAAAGGCACCATTCTTAGGTAGTGATTCATGGAGTGATCCAGGTCTTGTAAAAGTTGGAGGAGATGCTATTGAAGGATCTTACTTTACAGATCACTTATCATTAAAATCAGATAATGCATCAATTAAAAAGTTCGTTGAAAATTACAAAAAAGAATATAATGGTGATCCTAGTGCATTCTCAGTACTTAGCTATGATTCAGTATACATTTTAGCAGAGGCAATTAAAAAAGCAGGCAGCACAGATGAAAATGCCATTAAAGATGCAATGGCTAAGTTAGATGCAGATTGTGGAACTACACATTATAAATTTGATGATAAACATAACCCAATTAAGAGTGTAGTTATTAATAAAGTTGTAAAAGGACAATTTGAATTTGAAACTGAGGTTAAATAA